A genomic window from Centroberyx gerrardi isolate f3 chromosome 14, fCenGer3.hap1.cur.20231027, whole genome shotgun sequence includes:
- the kif5aa gene encoding kinesin family member 5Aa translates to MADATAECNIKVLCRFRPLNQSEIVRGDLFIPKFQADDTVVVGGKSFVFDRVFPTNTTQEQVYNTCAKQIVKDVLGGYNGTIFAYGQTSSGKTHTMEGKLHDPHQMGIIPRIAEDIFNHIFAMDENLEFHIKVSYFEIYMDKIRDLLDVTKTNLAVHEDKNRVPYVKGCTERFVSSPDEVMDVIDEGKANRHVAVTNMNEHSSRSHSIFLINIKQEHVETEQKLCGKLYLVDLAGSEKVSKTGAAGAVLDEAKNINKSLSALGNVISALAEGTKTHVPYRDSKMTRILQDSLGGNCRTTMFICCSPSSYNDAETKSTLMFGQRAKTIRNTASINLELTAEQWKKKYEKEKEKNKSLKETIQKLETELNRWRNGEDVPETEQTTAEVVTRLESVEERPVLDNDTSSIVVRISEEERQKYEEEIRKLYKQLDDKDDEINLQCQLVEKLKEQMLDQDELLASSRGDGDKVQAELGRLQVESDCAKAEVKEVLQALEELAINYDQKSQEVEEKGLQNQLLADQLAQKMASLMELEAELSHMQEVSGQQRKRIADVLNGLMRDLSEFSTIVGNGEIKLPVEISGAIEEEFTVARLYISKIKSEVKSMVKRCRQLENMQLECHRKMEETGRELSSCQLLISQHEAKIRSLTEYMQSVEQKKRLLEESHDSLSEELAKLQDPDNSLLEEKEGEKGETEEGNVKKVPRQQGESHRGLHHKQLARLRDEINEKQRIIDELTDRNSKLELELAQVRSDFDRLKSQDSTKSERLEELSFLHERHEQTKQDLKGLEETVARELQTLHNLRKLFVQDLTSRVKKSSEMEPDDSGGSCTQKQKISFLENNLDQLTKVHKQLVRDNADLRCELPKLEKRLRSTAERVKALETALRDAKEGAMIDRRRYQQEVDRIKDAMRAKNALRRPHAAQIAKPVRPKQLPVCSPTNPFYTYTRAASEHSNTYSNALFQSALSQQSAASANCKPNSIQSNTVSTALGYRAGRHTGDILESFPLNIDNGNSISETRDINDNRSDAHCGSEVDDSNRHYIIQQETAAS, encoded by the exons GGGAAATCCTTTGTGTTTGATCGAGTGTTTCCAACCAACACCACCCAGGAGCAAGTGTACAACACCTGTGCCAAGCAGATTGTCAAGG ATGTGCTGGGCGGATACAATGGCACTATCTTCGCATACGGACAAACTTCCTCCGGGAAGACCCACACCATGGAG GGAAAGCTGCACGACCCGCACCAGATGGGCATCATCCCTCGTATCGCTGAGGACATTTTCAACCACATCTTCGCCATGGACGAGAACCTGGAGTTCCACATCAAG GTTTCATACTTTGAAATCTACATGGATAAAATCCGTGATCTTCTGGATG TGACAAAGACCAACCTGGCTGTCCATGAGGATAAGAACAGGGTTCCATATGTCAAG ggaTGCACTGAGCGTTTTGTCTCCAGCCCTGATGAGGTCATGGATGTGATCGACGAGGGCAAAGCCAACCGCCATGTCGCTGTGACCA acATGAACGAGCACAGCTCCCGCAGCCACAGCATCTTCCTGATCAACATCAAGCAGGAGCATGTGGAGACGGAGCAGAAGCTgtgtgggaaactctacctggtgGATCTGGCTGGCAGTGAGAAG GTCAGTAAGACCGGAGCTGCAGGAGCCGTCCTGGATGAGGCTAAAAACATCAACAAGTCTCTTTCTGCTCTGGGAAACGTCATCTCTGCCTTGGCCGAGGGAACG aaaACCCATGTGCCGTACCGTGACAGCAAGATGACCCGCATCCTGCAGGACTCTCTGGGTGGAAACTGTCGCACCACCATGTTTAtctgctgctctccctccagctACAATGACGCAGAGACCAAGTCCACCCTGATGTTTGGACAACG AGCCAAGACCATCAGGAACACCGCCTCCATCAACCTGGAGCTGACGGCGGAGCAGTGGAAGAAGAAGTacgagaaggagaaggagaagaacaaGAGCCTGAAGGAAACCATCCAGAAGCTGGAGACCGAGCTCAACCGCTGGAGAAACG GAGAGGACGTGCCTGAGACGGAGCAGACCACAGCGGAGGTTGTGACCCGTCTGGAGTCCGTGGAGGAGCGTCCCGTGTTGGACAACGACACCTCCTCCATCGTGGTCCGCATCTCCGAGGAGGAGCGGCAGAAGTACGAGGAGGAGATCCGCAAGCTGTACAAGCAGCTGGACGACAAG GATGATGAGATCAACCTGCAGTGCCAGTTGGTGGAGAAACTGAAGGAGCAGATGCTTGACCAGGATGAg ctcCTGGCCTCGTCCCGGGGCGACGGGGACAAGGTCCAGGCGGAGCTGGGCAGGCTGCAGGTGGAGAGCGACTGCGCCAAGGCGGAGGTGAAGGAGGTGCTGCAGGCGCTGGAGGAGCTGGCCATCAACTACGACCAGAAGAgccaggaggtggaggagaaaggCCTCCAGAACCAACTGCTGGCCGACCAACTGGCCCAGAAGATG GCTAGTCTGATGGAGCTGGAGGCGGAGTTGTCCCACATGCAGGAAGTGAGCGGTCAGCAGAGGAAGCGCATCGCTGACGTCCTGAACGGGCTGATGAGGGACCTCAGCGAGTTCAGCACCATCGTGGGCAACGGGGAGATCAAGCTG ccGGTGGAGATCAGCGGTGCGATCGAGGAGGAGTTCACGGTGGCGCGCCTCTACATCAGTAAGATCAAGTCGGAGGTGAAGAGCATGGTGAAGCGCTGCCGCCAGCTGGAGAACATGCAGCTGGAGTGCCACCGCAAGATGGAGGAGACCGGGAGGGAGCTGTCCTCATGCCAGCTCCTCATCTcccag catgAGGCTAAGATCCGCTCTCTGACGGAGTACATGCAGAGTgtggagcagaagaagaggctgCTGGAGGAGAGCCACGACTCCCTGAGCGAGGAGCTGGCCAAGCTGCAAGACCCGG ATAACTCCCTGcttgaggagaaggagggagagaagggagagactGAGGAGGGAAATGTCAAG AAGGTTCCTCGCCAGCAGGGGGAGTCGCACCGCGGCCTCCACCACAAGCAGCTGGCCCGCCTGCGGGATGAGATCAACGAGAAGCAGAGGATCATCGACGAACTCACCGA CCGTAACTCcaagctggagctggagctggctCAGGTTCGCTCCGACTTCGACCGCCTGAAGAGTCAGGACAGCACCAAGAGCGAGCGGCTGGAGGAGCTCTc ATTCCTGCATGAGCGCCACGAGCAGACGAAGCAGGACCTCAAGGGTCTGGAGGAGACCGTC gCCCGCGAACTCCAGACCCTCCACAACCTGCGCAAGCTGTTCGTTCAAGACCTCACGTCGCGGGTTAAAAAA aGTTCCGAAATGGAACCTGATGATAGCGGGGGGTCTTGCACCCAGAAGCAGAAGATTTCCTTTCTTGAGAATAACCTGGACCAACTTACAAAGGTTCACAAACAG ctggttcGTGACAATGCAGATCTGCGTTGTGAGCTTCCAAAGCTGGAGAAACGTCTTCGGTCTACTGCTGAGAGAGTTAAGGCCCTGGAGACGGCACTGAGGGACGCCAAGGAGGGTGCCATGATCGACCGACGCCGCTACCAGCAGGAGGTCGACCGCATCAAGGACGCCATGAGGGCCAAGAACGCCCTGAGGCGCCCCCATGCGGCACAGATCG CTAAGCCGGTGCGACCGAAGCAGCTGCCTGTCTGCTCTCCCACCAACCCGTTCTACACCTACACCCGCGCCGCCAGCGAACACTCCAACACCTACAGCAACGCCCTCTTCCAGAGCGCGCTGTCGCAGCAGAGCGCCGCCAGCGCCAACTGCAAACCCAACTCCATCCAGAGCAACAC AGTTTCCACAGCGCTGGGCTACAGAGCAGGCAGACACACTGGAGACATACTGGAGTCCTTCCCACTCAACATAGACAAcg GTAACAGCATCAGTGAAACGAGAGACATCAATGACAACAG GAGTGATGCACACTGTGGCAGCGAGGTGGATGATTCAAACAGGCACTACATCATTCAGCAGGAGACCGCTGCAAGTTAA